One Caretta caretta isolate rCarCar2 chromosome 6, rCarCar1.hap1, whole genome shotgun sequence genomic region harbors:
- the LOC142072370 gene encoding uncharacterized protein LOC142072370, which yields MQSSSAEVTMMESQNRKRAPAWTEREVRDLIAVWGEESVLSELRSSFRNAKTFLKISQGMKDRGHNRDPKQCRVKLKELRQAYQKTREANGRSGSEPQTCRFYDELHAILGGSATTTPAVLFDSFNGDGGNTEVGFGDEEDDEEEVVDSSQQASGETGFPDSQELFLTLDLEPVPPEPTQGCLLDSAGGEGTSAACVSMITGSSPSQRLVKLRKKKKRTRDEMFSELMLSSHTDRAQTNAWRQIMSECRKAQNDREERWRAEESKWRAEESKWRAEDRAEAQRWRQRDERRQDSMLRLLQDQTSMLQCMVELQQRQLEHRLPLQPLCNQPPSSPSSIASTPRRPRTRWGGLRPTSHSPTEDCPKKRRLSFNKF from the exons atgcagagctcatcagcagaggtgaccatgatggagtcccagaatcgcaaaagagctccagcatggactgaacgggaggtacgggatctgatcgctgtttggggagaggaatctgtgctatcagaactccgttccagttttcgaaatgccaaaacctttctgaaaatctcccagggcatgaaggacagaggccataacagggacccgaagcagtgccgcgtgaaactgaaggagctgaggcaagcctaccagaaaaccagagaggcgaacggccgctctgggtcagagccccaaacatgccgcttctatgatgagctgcatgccattttagggggttcagccaccactaccccagccgtgttgtttgactccttcaatggagatggaggcaatacagaagtaggttttggggacgaagaagatgatgaggaggaggttgtagatagctcacagcaagcaagcggagaaaccggttttcccgacagccaggaactgtttctcaccctagacctggagccagtaccccccgaacccacccaaggctgcctcctggactcagcaggcggagaagggacctctg ctgcatgtgtttcaatgatcacaggatcttctccttcccagaggctagtgaagcttagaaagaaaaaaaaacgcactcgcgatgaaatgttctccgagctcatgctgtcctcccacactgacagagcacagacgaatgcgtggaggcaaataatgtcagagtgcaggaaagcacaaaatgaccgggaggagaggtggagggctgaagagagtaagtggcgggctgaagagagtaagtggcgggctgaagacagggctgaagctcaaaggtggcggcagcgtgatgagaggaggcaggattcaatgctgaggctgctgcaggaccaaaccagtatgctccagtgtatggttgagctgcagcaaaggcagctggagcacagactgccactgcagcccctctgtaaccaaccgccctcctccccaagttccatagcctccacacccagacgcccaagaacacggtggggaggcctccggccaaccagccactcccccacagaggattgcccaaaaaaaagaaggctgtcattcaataaattttaa